One stretch of Candidatus Binataceae bacterium DNA includes these proteins:
- the menA gene encoding 1,4-dihydroxy-2-naphthoate octaprenyltransferase, which yields MDQAGVMAPPGRVGPGRIRIWMQASRAFTLGMPFMSVTVGSFLAFYAGAGFSPAKYLAVAAAAMLLQAAANLINDYYDFIKGTDVNNWESPDAFGPGLVIQQGLLSPRQIHIAGLATFAAGSALGLTLVYACGWPVLILGLIGALGSYFYTAEPLSLAYHGLGDFMVFALMGPGYVMGAYYVQALEFSWPSALVGISMGLLCSSLLQVNNLRDIENDRRHGKWTLAAIIGRRAAMVELVACDTLAYVIVLASVLWWVLPPLALIAFVTLPRAIDQVQLVSGEADAEAHNRAMARSGQLQFEFGIALVAAFVLSRFMGW from the coding sequence ATGGATCAGGCTGGAGTGATGGCCCCCCCGGGCCGCGTTGGCCCGGGCCGAATTCGCATCTGGATGCAGGCGAGCCGCGCATTCACGCTGGGGATGCCGTTCATGAGCGTGACCGTGGGCTCGTTCCTTGCGTTTTACGCGGGCGCGGGCTTCTCGCCGGCTAAATATCTGGCGGTCGCTGCGGCGGCGATGCTCCTGCAGGCCGCCGCCAATCTGATCAACGACTATTACGATTTCATCAAAGGCACCGACGTCAACAACTGGGAATCGCCCGACGCTTTCGGGCCGGGCCTGGTGATTCAGCAGGGTTTGCTCAGTCCACGACAGATTCATATCGCCGGCCTGGCGACTTTCGCGGCGGGATCGGCGCTCGGCCTGACGCTCGTCTATGCCTGCGGATGGCCGGTGCTGATCCTGGGGCTCATCGGCGCGCTCGGTTCGTATTTCTACACCGCCGAGCCGCTCAGTCTCGCCTATCATGGGCTCGGCGATTTTATGGTGTTCGCGCTGATGGGTCCCGGGTACGTGATGGGCGCCTATTATGTGCAGGCGCTCGAGTTTTCATGGCCCTCGGCGCTGGTCGGGATTTCGATGGGGCTGCTCTGTTCGAGCCTGTTGCAGGTCAACAACCTGCGCGACATCGAGAACGATCGCAGGCACGGAAAGTGGACGCTCGCCGCGATAATCGGCCGCAGGGCCGCGATGGTCGAACTCGTCGCGTGCGATACGCTCGCGTACGTGATCGTGCTGGCGAGCGTGCTCTGGTGGGTTCTTCCACCTCTCGCGCTCATTGCGTTCGTGACGCTGCCGCGAGCGATCGATCAGGTGCAGCTGGTTTCCGGTGAGGCCGACGCCGAGGCGCACAATCGCGCGATGGCGCGTTCGGGACAGTTGCAGTTCGAATTCGGGATCGCGCTGGTGGCCGCCTTCGTCTTGAGTCGCTTCATGGGCTGGTAG